A window from Lampris incognitus isolate fLamInc1 chromosome 5, fLamInc1.hap2, whole genome shotgun sequence encodes these proteins:
- the klf3 gene encoding Krueppel-like factor 3: MLMYDYPMKTEMETSLYPSLVKTPEAYGVIFSHLASTTHLYHPGHTHAFAQSQTHSHSHSHSHTPSTLSHTQLEPVDLSLSKRSSSSSSSPSSSSSTPSSSSPPCSSASYPASPRSSPPSPYSSGSRTSPSCSPAQAQRRSSPSLNLPPHSALSYPTVLAPLISPGSGVLPGSGVMLSPVMLQPLPVLYPSPLHLHQPIMVSPAVSNDDVHHHHHHHHPRHGVREHKSAPCAKPPELHGEAHDLNKPVKTEPRSEHAHDSYGSREMTSPSVISIAHAYGEGNNPSVIVHSGTKHPLPIESPDSLKKRRIHRCDFGGCNKVYTKSSHLKAHRRTHTGEKPYKCMWEGCTWKFARSDELTRHFRKHTGVKPFQCPDCERSFSRSDHLALHKKRHLLV; this comes from the exons ATGCTGATGTATGATTACCCAATGAAGACAGAAATGGAGACG tcacTCTACCCATCACTGGTGAAAACCCCAGAGGCTTACGGAGTGATCTTCTCTCATCTGGCCAGCACGACCCACCTCTACCACCCTGGACACACTCACGCCTTCGCCCAGTCTCAGACGCACTCGcactcccactcccactcccacaCCCCCAGCACCCTCTCCCACACCCAGCTGGAGCCCGTGGACCTGTCGCTCAGCAagcgctcctcttcctcctcctcctccccctcctcttcctcctccactccttcctcctcctcccctccgtgCTCCTCCGCCTCCTACCCCGCGTCCCCGCGCAGCTCTCCCCCTTCCCCCTACAGCTCGGGGAGCCGCACGTCGCCCAGCTGCTCCCCAGCCCAAGCCCAGCGgcgctcctccccctctctcaacCTCCCGCCCCATTCCGCACTCTCCTATCCCACTGTGCTGGCTCCTCTGATTAGTCCGGGCTCTGGGGTCCTCCCAGGGTCGGGGGTCATGCTGTCTCCGGTcatgctgcagccccttcctgtcCTCTACCCGTCCCCCCTCCACTTGCACCAGCCGATCATGGTCAGCCCTGCCGTTTCCAATGACGAcgttcaccatcatcaccatcatcaccacccgCGGCACGGAGTGAGGGAACACAAGTCAG CTCCCTGTGCAAAGCCCCCGGAGCTCCACGGCGAGGCCCACGACCTGAACAAGCCTGTCAAAACGGAGCCGCGCTCGGAGCACGCCCACGACTCCTACGGCAGCCGCGAGATGACGTCACCGTCGGTCATCAGCATAGCGCACGCCTACGGCGA GGGCAACAACCCATCGGTAATCGTTCACTCAGGCACTAAGCATCCTCTCCCCATCGAATCTCCGGATTCGCTGAAGAAGAGACGAATCCACCGCTGCGATTTCGGGGGCTGCAATAAAGTGTACACCAAAAGCTCCCACCTGAAAGCGCACCGCAGGACACACACAG GTGAAAAACCCTACAAGTGCATGTGGGAAGGCTGCACATGGAAGTTCGCCCGCTCAGACGAATTGACGAGACACTTCCGCAAGCACACGGGTGTCAAACCGTTCCAGTGTCCCGACTGTGAACGCAGCTTCTCCCGTtccgaccacttggctctgcacAAGAAGCGCCACCTTCTCGTGTGA